TGCACTGATCGTCGGCGACCGGTACGGATAGCCCCGTGACCTCCTTCGCGCCGGACTCGATCGTCCTGAACCGCAAGCTGCCGCTCTGGTACCAGGTCTCGCAGTCACTGCGTGCCTCGATACTCGGCCGCTCGCCCCAGGATCCGCTGCGGCTGCCCACCGAGGAGCAGCTGGCGGGCCATTACGGGGTGAGCGTGCTGACCATGCGGCAGGCGCTGAAGGAGCTGGAGGACGAGGGGCTGATCTCGCGCCATCGCAGGCGCGGCACGTTCATCGAGCCGGATGCGCTGCGCGGCGCCCCGGTCCGGCTGCTCGGCTCGGTGGACGCGATCGTGGCCCAGCAGTCGGGCATGGTCACAGAACTGCTCGACCACGGCCGGGGTCCCGTTCCACCCGAACTCGCCGAGTATTTCCCGGACCTGGGCGAGGTGGCGACGTACCACCGCCTGCGGGGCGACGAGAAGACGGGCGAGCCGACCAATCACGCCCGCAACTGGATCCGCCCCGAACTCGGCGCGCGCGTCGACCTGCACGACCTGGTCCGCTGGCCGATGACCAAGGTGCTGCGGGATGTCGTCGGGGCGGACATCAGCCGCATCACGGACACGGTGGAGGCGCGTCTCGCGGACCCGGAGACGGCTCGGCTGCTCCAAGTGCCGCTGCTGAGCCCGATCCTGCACTACACAGGCGTGACGTACGACGGGGAGGGACGGGTGCTGGACGTGGCGGTGATCCACTACCGCGGCGACCGCTTCTCCTTCACGGTGACCCTGGAAGCCAACTGACCCGTGTGTCATCGCCAAGTCGTACGATGCCCAGCGTGACGCACGACGACGCTCCGCTGCTCGCGGACCTCATGCCGTGGTCCGTCGCACCGCCGCGGCTCGGCCGGGGGTGGCCGACGGGCCCCGACCCGGCATCCCTGAAAGCCCGCTGGGACGCCCTGCTGAAGGCCGAGGGCCCGGACAGGGAGGCCCTGTTCGAGCCGACGCGCTCGCGCACCCTGCGCTCCGCGGTGGGGCAGCTGCCGGGGCGGACGGCCGGCACGGAGAAGCTTGCCCGCGCGGCCGGGCCCTGCGCCGAGCCGGTACGCGTCCTGCACGCCCCCTTCGACGAGCACTGGCTGATCCCCGACCACCGGCTGATCGACACGGCCCGGCCCGAGTTGTGGCGGGTGGCGGACGAGCACCAGGTCTTCGTCGCGGAGACCGCAGGCGGCCCCGGCCCCGTGCTGGTCGCCACGCCCCTGCTCCCACTGCTCCGCCCCGGCCGCGTCCGCCCCCTGTACCGGCGGCCTGGCGGGGTGGAGCCCAACCTGACACCGGGTCTGCCGGAGTACCTGGGCGAACGGCTGGGACGCTCCGTGACGCCGTCGGACGTCCTCGCCTGGACCCTGACGGCCGTACGTCCGGACCTCGCCGTCCCCCTCACCGACGACCCCGAGCTCTGGGCGCTCGGCACCGAACTGGGCCACCGTCTCCTGTGGCTCATGCGCCGCGACGGCGACCGTCCCAAGCTCCCCGGCGGCCGCCGCCCCTACGTCCGCGCCCCGCTGCCGTCCCGCCCGCTCGGCCTCCACTACGACCGCGACGAGGAGACCCTGCACCTCGACGAGGGCCGCATCTCCCCCGTGCCCCCGGAGGCCTGGGACTTCGAGGTCAACGGCGTACGTGTCCTGGAGGAGTGGTTCACGGCGAGGACGGCGGAGCCGGAGCCCGGCACCCTGTCGGCGATCCGCCCGGCGACCTGGCCCCAGACCTGGACGTCGGAGCTGCTGGAACTGATCACGATCCTGGCGCTGACCGCGGAAGTGACCCGGCGGCAGGCCGAGTTGACGGTGACGGCACGGATCACGGCGACGGACCTGCGCAAGGCGGGGGTGTTCCCGGTACCGGAGACAGCACGCAGACCGGCCTCGGTGCTGGACCATCACGAGGAGGGCCCGGAAGGCCAGTTGGGGCTGCTGTAGCCCACCCGGGGCGTGACGTGGGAGCGTTCGCGAGCCCGACTGACGGGCTCTGCCGGTGGGTTCGAGCGGGGTGGGGTGGAGGGTGTACCCGCGCCCGATGGACGTACCTGGCGCTGCCGCGTGCCGTGGGGATGACGGACGACGGGGTCGCGGCAGGGCGCCGGGGCGGTACGGCCGGCCGGGCGCGGGTCGAGAACGCCTGAGCGTGCGGGCTAGCGCCCGCCGAACAGCGACCGGCGCAGTCGACGCAGCGGAGCGAAGAGCGAGACGCGACGGACGCGCGCACCCCTGTCGCTGCGACCTTGCGCGGGCTCACGGGCGGTCAGCTCACGCATCAGTGACGTCGCCTCGGCCGCCTCGCGCTGCGGGACGACAGGGCCGCCCAGCACCGAGAGATGGCGGTCGAGCCGCGAACTGGTCGCGCTGCTCCCGCAGGTGATCGCAGGGACCCTCGCCCTGCTGCGCACTGTTATCTGTTCCATGTCACTCCCCACCCGTACGAGTCCACCCGGCCCGGGCAGGGTAACCCTATCGCCCCCTGGGGGCACTCGTGTATCGCGGTCACAGGATTCACCTTCCCCGTAAGGGCGTTGACGACCCCTCTGCGGTTACTCTCCGAATCCAACCGATTTCAGGGCGAGTTGGACAACCGGCTGGGTAGTGGGCTGCGCCGACCCCCCGTCAGGTTCGACGGTTACAGCCAGTGACGTGGCGGACTTGTCGAGACCGGACGTGACCAAGGGCGTGTCGGCAGCGAAGAGCCCGAGGGAGCGCGGTTGCGCGCCGGGGCGCATGAGCCACAACTGGTTCACGCTGTCGGCCGGGATGTCGTCGTATCCGCTGAGGGTGACCACCGCCTTCCCCTCCGATGCGGACGCCACCACTCCGATACTGCGGCCCCGCGCGTCCTTGCCGGTGCTCGCCCGGGCGTCGGGAGCTGCGAGAACGTGGGCGATCTCACTCGACCGAACCCGCTCGGCGTTCAGCTGGTCCCGGGTGTCGTTCGCCTGAACGGCGAACAGGGAGGCGACCACGAGGGCCGCGGCGGCCGTGGCGGTGGCGAACGGCACGAACAGGGGGCGGCGCTCCCGGGGCGCACGGGTGCGCGCGGGTGGTGCCTGTGTGCCCCAGACGTGCGGCGGCAGCTGTGGCTCGTGCACCCGCCGGGGTTGCGCCCGCACGGGTTCCTGCGCGGTGGTGCGGACGGCGGCCAGGACCCGGTCGCGCATCGCGGCCGGCGCCGGGACGGCCATCGACCAGGCGAGGCGTACGGCGTCCTCGGTCAGGGCGCGGACCTCGGCGGCGCAGACCGGACAGCCCCTCACGTGCTTCTCGAAGCGGACCCGCTCGGCGGGCTCCAGGGCGTCGAGCGCGTAGGGCGCGGCCAGGGAATGCGGGTCGTCGCGGCGGAGCAGTTTGTCGAGGAGGCTCACGCCACACCTCCCATGCACTCGCGCATCCGGGTGAGTCCGTCGCGCATACGGGTCTTGACCGTGCCCAGGGGCAGCGAGAGCCGCTCGGCCACTTCACGGTACGTGTAGCCGTCGTAGTAGGCGAGGGTGACGGACTGGCGCTGGAGCTCGGTGAGCCGTTCCAGACAGCGGCGCACCCACTCGCGCTCGAGTCCGGCCTCGACCTCCTCGGTGACGTGGTCGAAGGCGGGGCCGTTCGCCCGCCGGGCCACCCGCAGCTCGCGCTCGCCGGCGGCGCGGGCGCTGCGCACCCGGTCGACGGCGCGGCGGTGGGCGAGGGTGAGGACCCAGGACAGGGCGCTGCCCCGGCCGGGGTCGAACCGCGCGGCGGACCGCCAGATCTCGAGCAGCACCTCCTGGGCCACCTCCTCCGACTGCGCCGGATCCCGCACCACCCGGCGCACCAGCCCGAACACCGGCCCGGACACCAGTCCGTACAGCTCCTCGAATGCCTTCTGGTCCCCGCCCGCAACGAGCACCAGAAGCTCGTCCGCCTCCAAGTCGCCTCCCCCTCCCGCAAAACCGCATCTGGGCCGTCCGGCCCCCCGAGATATTCGCAACGAACCCACCTCCGGATGGGGTTACGGATCGGCGGGCCGAAAACGCGGGTCCCCGTTCGATGAAACATGATCCCGATTCCGCCGTAAGAACGTTTGGGATTCGACCAATCCGCACTGCCGACCGCTCCGAATCAGCGTTCGTCAGGCAAGTTGGGACTGAGGACGGACGGCATGACACCTATCTCCAGGAGCGGTGCGGGGCGCAGGAGCGTCGCGACCCTCATATGCGCTTCGCTGGCCGCCGGAGGGCTCACAGCCGCCGCTGTGGCCGCGCTGGAACCGGGGGCGGCCAACGCCTCCAGTCACCGGGAGGCCCCGCTCATCTCCGGGGACCCCCAGTACGACAACACGGACGTGTACGCCTTCGTCAGCCCGGACAAGCCGGACACGACGACGCTCATCGCGAACTGGATCCCCTTCGAGGACCCGGCCGGCGGACCGAACTTCTTCACGTTCGCCGAGGACGCCCAGTACGACATCCACATCGACAACAACGGCGACGCGCAGGGCGAGCTGCTCTTCCGCTACACGTTCAAGACGCATGTGAAGAACGACAAGACGTTCCTGTACAACACGGGCCCCGTCGAGTCCCTCGACGACCCCGACCTCAACGTCACGCAGACCTACGACATCGAACTCATCAAGCTGAAGAACCAGCACGAGGTGTCGAAGACCAAGGTCGCCGACGACGTGCCCGTGGCACCGTCGAACGTCGGCAAGGCGTCGATGCCGGACTACAACAAGCTGCGCAAGGAAGCGATCCACGAGCTGCCGGGCGGCTCGACGACCTTCGCCGGCCAGGCCGACGACCCGTTCTTCCTGGACCTGCGCGTCTTCGACCTGCTGTACGGCGGAAACCTCTCCGAGGTCGGCCGCGACACCCTCAAGGGCTACAACGTGAACTCGGTCGCCCTCCAGGTGCCGACCGACATGATCACGGAGTCCAAGGACCAGCCGATCGTCGGCATCTGGTCGACGACCCAGCGCAAGAACGCGCAGGGCTACTACTCGCAGGTCTCGCGCCTGGGCATGCCGCTGGTCAACGAGGTCGTCAACCCCATCAAGGACAAGGACAAGTTCAACGCGTCCGCGCCCTGGGAGGACGGCCAGTTCCTGCAGAACGTCACCAACCCGGAGCTGCCGAAGCTCATCGAGGCGATCTACAAGATCGACGCGCCCGACGAGCCGCGCAACGACCTCGTCGACGTCTTCCTGAAGGGCGTCGAGGGCCTCAACCAGCCGCCGCACGTGCGGGCGGCGGAGGAGCTGCGGCTCAACACGTCCATCAAGCCGACCCACGATCCCAAGCGGCTCGGTGTGCTGGACGGCGACAACGCGGGCTTCCCGAACGGGCGTCGGCTCTCCGACGACGTGCTCGATGCCGCGCTCCAGGTCGTCGAGGGTGAACTCCTCGGTGCCAAGAACGACTTGGGCGACGCGGTCGACAAGAACGACAAGAAGTTCGGCAAGTCCTTCCCGTACCTGGCCAACCCGACCGCGGGGTCCCGCGGGAAGCTGGCCAAGGGCACGAGCGGTGGGAACGACGTCCGTAACCAGCTGGGCGACGCGTTGCAGCCGGCCGGCTCCTCCACCGGGATGGACGACAACACTCTGGTCGCCGCGTCGGCCGGTGCCGGGGCTGCCGGTGTCGCTCTGATCGGTGCGGGTCTCATGTGGTGGCGTCGGATGCGGACTCGGGCGTACTAGGCCGTATCCGAGCCGCGGGCCGGTGGGGGTTGTTCGCGCAGTTCCCCGCGCCCCTCAAAGAGGGGCGCTGCTCCCACCGTCCGCTTCGAACTGGCGCGGCCCGCTCGTACTCATCCCCCACGGCGCGGGCCGCGCCTGCACATCCAGCCAGAGCGATCCCTAGGAGAGGGCAATGGTCCCGGGTACGAACGACGGTGGGACGACAGCCACCGGAGGGCGGCTGCGTGCCGTGCAACTCGGCGGTTCCGCCGTTCTGTTGGCCATTGCCCTGACCGCCGGTTCCCTCGCCGTCGGCGCCCTGCGCGAGGACGGCCGTACGACTGTCGCGGCCGCGCCGAGTGCCATGTCGCCGGCGTTGCTCTCCAGCGGGGACCTGGACGCGAGCATCTCCTCGCTCCAGGCCCATCTCCGTTCCCAGCCGAAGGACTTCGGCGGCTGGGCCACCCTCGGGCTCGCCTATGTCGAGCAGGCCCGCACCAAGGGCGACCCCTCCCGTTACCCGCAGGCCGACAAGGCCCTGAAGCGGTCGCTGGAGCTGAAGGCCGGCAACGAGCAGGCCCTCGCCGGCCGTGCCGCCCTCGCGGCGGCCCGGCACGACTTCGCGGACGCCCTGAAGTACGCCGACCGGACCCTGAAGCAGAACCCCTACAACGAACGCGCCCTGTCCTCCCGTATCGACGCCCTCGTCGAGCTCGGCCGTTACGCCGACGCCGCGAAGGCCGCCGACACGGCGGACTCCCGCAAGCCGGGCATCCCCGTCTTCACGCGGTACGCCTACGTCCATGAGCTGCGCGGCGACGTGACCACGGCGAAGCGGGTGCTGAAGCAGGCCTTCGCCTCGGCCTCCACCCCCGGCGATGTGGCGTACGTCGCCACACAGCTCGGCCAGCTCGCCTGGAACCAGGGCGAGTACAAAGAGGCCCTGGATCACTTCGCGCGGGCCCTCGCCGCCGACGAGGACTACCTCCCCGCCCTCGAGGGCCGCGCCCGCGCGCAGGCCGCGAGCGGCGACAAGAAGGAAGCGGTCCGCGGGCTCGAGAACGTCGTCGCCCGCTATCCGCTGCCCGGCCCGCTCGTCGAGCTCGGCGAGCTGTACGCCGAGCGCGGCGACCAGGACCGGGCCGACGACCAGTTCGCCCTGGTCGACGCCTGGACGGCGCTCGCCCGCGCCAACGGCGTCAACGCCGACCTGGACACCGCGCTCGCCGCCGCCGACCACGGCGACAAGAAGGCGGCGCTGCGCGCGGCCCGCGCCGAGTGGGACCGCCGGCACACCGTGCACACGGCGGACGCGCTGGCCTGGGCCCTGCACGTCAACGGCGAGGACGAGGAGGCCCTGCCGTACGCCCGCCGGGCCACCGCGACCGGCTACCGCAACGCCTCCTTCCTCTACCACCGGGGCGTCGTCGAACGCGCCACGGGCCACGAGAAGGACGCCCGCACCCATCTCGAGGCGGCCCTCAAACTGAACCCCGGGTTCTCGACCCTGGGGGCAGGCCAGGCTCGCAAGGCGCTCAAGGACCTGGAGGCCGCCAAGTGAGGTCCCGCAGTCTGTTCACCTCCGGCGCGGCCGTACTCACGGCCGCCTGCGCGCTGGTGCTCCTCCCCTCCGCGGCCGCGAGCGCGCACCCCCTCGGCAACTTCACCGTCAACCGCTACGACGGTCTCGTCGCCGCCCCGGGACAGCTGCGCGTCGACCACGTCGAGGACCTCGCCGAGATCCCGGCGACCCAGGCGAAGCCGGACATCGAGAAGCTGGGCATGACCGGCTGGGCCGCACAGCGGTGCGAGACGGCAGCGCGGGACAGCGAGGTCACCGTCGACGGCCGTACCGCCGCCCTGACGGTCCGGGAGAGCAAGGCTCGTGTGCGGCCCGGTCAGGCGGGGCTCGACACCCTGCGGGTGGAGTGCGAGCTGACGGCACCGCTCCCCGAGAGCTCCACCGTCGCCCTCGGCTTCCGCAGCGCGGGCACGGACTCCGGGCCCGGCTGGCGGGAGATCACCGCGCGCGGCGACCGGATGACGCTGACGGCGTCGGACGTACCGGCGAAGTCGCTCTCCCGCGAACTGACCGAGTACCCGCAGGAGCTGCTCTCCTCCCCCGCCGACACCACGACGGCGGACCTGCGCGTACGCCCCGGCGGCCCGGCACTGTCCGAGGAGCGGGCGGACGCCCCGGCGGCCTCCGTCCTGCCCCGCGGTGCCGACCGCTGGACCCGGGCGCTGGACTCCCTGGTGGCCCGCCACGACCTCACCTTCGGCTTCGCCGCGCTGGCCCTGTTCATCGCCGTAGCCCTGGGCGCGCTGCACGCGCTCGCCCCCGGCCACGGCAAGACCCTGATGGCGGCGGTGGCGACGGCCCGCGGCGGCAAGGCCCGCCTCAAGGACGTCATGCCGCTGGCCGCGTCGGTCACGGTGACCCACACGCTCGGCGTGGTCGCCCTGGGCCTGCTGGTCACGGCGGGCTCGGGGGCGGCGCCCTCGGTGATCACCTGGCTGGGCATCGCGAGCGGGGTGCTGGTGACGGGGGCGGGGCTGACGCTCGTACGACGGGCCTGGCACCACCGCAGGCACGAGCGGGGCCACGGGCACACGCACGGGCCCTCCCATGAGCACGACCACGGACATGACCACGGACACGGCGACGACGGCGGGCACGGGCACGACCCTGCGCACGAGTCCGCCGCGGTCCCCGCGCGTCAGCTGGCCCTGGCCGCCGCGCACAACCGTGCCGCCACCGACACGCACGGCCACCCGCATCACTCGCACGACCATGGCCACGACGACGACCACAGCCACCCGCACCCCCACTCCCACCCCCACGCCCCTTCGCACACCGTCGAGCACACCCACGGCGGCTTCACCCACACCCACTCCACCGCCCCCACCCTCCGCGGCACGATCCTCCTCGGCTTCGCCGGTGGTCTGGTCCCCAGCCCCTCCGCGGTCGTCGTCCTCGTCGGCGCCATGGCGCTCGGCCAGGCGTGGTTCGGCTTCCTCCTGGTCGTCGCGTACGGCGTCGGTCTCGCGCTCACTCTCACCGCGGCGGGGTTCGCCGTCGTGAAGCTGGGTACCGGGATGAATCGGCTGCTGGAGCGGCGTCCCCGCTGGACCACGCATCCGGTGACGGCTCTGGTGCGCAGGTCCGCACCCCTGATGTCGGCGCTCCTCGTCGTGACGCTCGGGGCCGGATTGGTGCTCAAGGGGGCGGCATCCGCACTCGGCTGAGCTACTTTTGGGGAGAAATGACGCGAAGTCACGCGGAATTGCGAATGGGGGACGCCCGTGTCCGAAGATCCGGGCAGTGAACGGCTGATCGCGGGCCGCTATCGCCTCCTGTCCCCGCTCGGTGAGGGCGGCATGGGGACCGTGTGGCGCGCCCGCGACGAGGTGCTGCACCGTGAGGTCGCGGTCAAGGAGGTGCGCGCGCCCTCGGGCCTCGCGGGCTCGGACATCGAGCGGTTGTACGCC
Above is a window of Streptomyces sp. NBC_00490 DNA encoding:
- a CDS encoding GntR family transcriptional regulator, encoding MTSFAPDSIVLNRKLPLWYQVSQSLRASILGRSPQDPLRLPTEEQLAGHYGVSVLTMRQALKELEDEGLISRHRRRGTFIEPDALRGAPVRLLGSVDAIVAQQSGMVTELLDHGRGPVPPELAEYFPDLGEVATYHRLRGDEKTGEPTNHARNWIRPELGARVDLHDLVRWPMTKVLRDVVGADISRITDTVEARLADPETARLLQVPLLSPILHYTGVTYDGEGRVLDVAVIHYRGDRFSFTVTLEAN
- a CDS encoding type ISP restriction/modification enzyme, which encodes MPSVTHDDAPLLADLMPWSVAPPRLGRGWPTGPDPASLKARWDALLKAEGPDREALFEPTRSRTLRSAVGQLPGRTAGTEKLARAAGPCAEPVRVLHAPFDEHWLIPDHRLIDTARPELWRVADEHQVFVAETAGGPGPVLVATPLLPLLRPGRVRPLYRRPGGVEPNLTPGLPEYLGERLGRSVTPSDVLAWTLTAVRPDLAVPLTDDPELWALGTELGHRLLWLMRRDGDRPKLPGGRRPYVRAPLPSRPLGLHYDRDEETLHLDEGRISPVPPEAWDFEVNGVRVLEEWFTARTAEPEPGTLSAIRPATWPQTWTSELLELITILALTAEVTRRQAELTVTARITATDLRKAGVFPVPETARRPASVLDHHEEGPEGQLGLL
- a CDS encoding anti-sigma factor, which gives rise to MSLLDKLLRRDDPHSLAAPYALDALEPAERVRFEKHVRGCPVCAAEVRALTEDAVRLAWSMAVPAPAAMRDRVLAAVRTTAQEPVRAQPRRVHEPQLPPHVWGTQAPPARTRAPRERRPLFVPFATATAAAALVVASLFAVQANDTRDQLNAERVRSSEIAHVLAAPDARASTGKDARGRSIGVVASASEGKAVVTLSGYDDIPADSVNQLWLMRPGAQPRSLGLFAADTPLVTSGLDKSATSLAVTVEPDGGSAQPTTQPVVQLALKSVGFGE
- a CDS encoding sigma-70 family RNA polymerase sigma factor, with the protein product MEADELLVLVAGGDQKAFEELYGLVSGPVFGLVRRVVRDPAQSEEVAQEVLLEIWRSAARFDPGRGSALSWVLTLAHRRAVDRVRSARAAGERELRVARRANGPAFDHVTEEVEAGLEREWVRRCLERLTELQRQSVTLAYYDGYTYREVAERLSLPLGTVKTRMRDGLTRMRECMGGVA
- a CDS encoding DUF4331 domain-containing protein — protein: MTPISRSGAGRRSVATLICASLAAGGLTAAAVAALEPGAANASSHREAPLISGDPQYDNTDVYAFVSPDKPDTTTLIANWIPFEDPAGGPNFFTFAEDAQYDIHIDNNGDAQGELLFRYTFKTHVKNDKTFLYNTGPVESLDDPDLNVTQTYDIELIKLKNQHEVSKTKVADDVPVAPSNVGKASMPDYNKLRKEAIHELPGGSTTFAGQADDPFFLDLRVFDLLYGGNLSEVGRDTLKGYNVNSVALQVPTDMITESKDQPIVGIWSTTQRKNAQGYYSQVSRLGMPLVNEVVNPIKDKDKFNASAPWEDGQFLQNVTNPELPKLIEAIYKIDAPDEPRNDLVDVFLKGVEGLNQPPHVRAAEELRLNTSIKPTHDPKRLGVLDGDNAGFPNGRRLSDDVLDAALQVVEGELLGAKNDLGDAVDKNDKKFGKSFPYLANPTAGSRGKLAKGTSGGNDVRNQLGDALQPAGSSTGMDDNTLVAASAGAGAAGVALIGAGLMWWRRMRTRAY
- a CDS encoding tetratricopeptide repeat protein, coding for MVPGTNDGGTTATGGRLRAVQLGGSAVLLAIALTAGSLAVGALREDGRTTVAAAPSAMSPALLSSGDLDASISSLQAHLRSQPKDFGGWATLGLAYVEQARTKGDPSRYPQADKALKRSLELKAGNEQALAGRAALAAARHDFADALKYADRTLKQNPYNERALSSRIDALVELGRYADAAKAADTADSRKPGIPVFTRYAYVHELRGDVTTAKRVLKQAFASASTPGDVAYVATQLGQLAWNQGEYKEALDHFARALAADEDYLPALEGRARAQAASGDKKEAVRGLENVVARYPLPGPLVELGELYAERGDQDRADDQFALVDAWTALARANGVNADLDTALAAADHGDKKAALRAARAEWDRRHTVHTADALAWALHVNGEDEEALPYARRATATGYRNASFLYHRGVVERATGHEKDARTHLEAALKLNPGFSTLGAGQARKALKDLEAAK
- a CDS encoding nickel/cobalt transporter yields the protein MRSRSLFTSGAAVLTAACALVLLPSAAASAHPLGNFTVNRYDGLVAAPGQLRVDHVEDLAEIPATQAKPDIEKLGMTGWAAQRCETAARDSEVTVDGRTAALTVRESKARVRPGQAGLDTLRVECELTAPLPESSTVALGFRSAGTDSGPGWREITARGDRMTLTASDVPAKSLSRELTEYPQELLSSPADTTTADLRVRPGGPALSEERADAPAASVLPRGADRWTRALDSLVARHDLTFGFAALALFIAVALGALHALAPGHGKTLMAAVATARGGKARLKDVMPLAASVTVTHTLGVVALGLLVTAGSGAAPSVITWLGIASGVLVTGAGLTLVRRAWHHRRHERGHGHTHGPSHEHDHGHDHGHGDDGGHGHDPAHESAAVPARQLALAAAHNRAATDTHGHPHHSHDHGHDDDHSHPHPHSHPHAPSHTVEHTHGGFTHTHSTAPTLRGTILLGFAGGLVPSPSAVVVLVGAMALGQAWFGFLLVVAYGVGLALTLTAAGFAVVKLGTGMNRLLERRPRWTTHPVTALVRRSAPLMSALLVVTLGAGLVLKGAASALG